The Salvelinus sp. IW2-2015 unplaced genomic scaffold, ASM291031v2 Un_scaffold5215, whole genome shotgun sequence nucleotide sequence TGTATATCCTGGTAATTGTTTTTTGGTCGagttttctttgtttctttgtctgtctgtctgtcagccactctgtctgcctacctgcctgtctgtctgtcagccactctgtctacctgtctgtctgtctgtctgtctgtctgtctgtctgtctgtctggctgtccgcCACTCGGCCTACCTTGCTGCctgtctatctgcctgtctgcctacctgtctgtctgtctgtctgtctttttgctTCACCAAAACTGCCTGACAAAGTCCCAACAACACTACCAACCTTCTTgggttccttctcctcctcctcctctggcaTGATGATCTTCACGATGCTCTTGTGTTTGTTGATCTGCGTCTTGACGAAGTGTTCGATCTGCACGTTGAACTTCATGAAGCAGACGTAGGCCACGTAACCCGACACCAGCATTACGCTCTCCCACCACATGATGGTGTTGTCCAAGAAGAACACGATCAGCATGATCAGATCtatgatggaggaggaggagggagaggaggaggagggggaaggaggaggtggagggagaggaggaaaaggaagaaggtggagggagaggaggaaggaggaggagggaggaagaggaaggagaggagggggaggaagaggaggaaggaggaagagtgaggaagaggaggggaggaaggacgaGGAGgggcaggaagaggaggagggcaagAAACGTGAGAACATGATAGAGTTGTCCAGGATGAACACGATCAGCATGATCAGgtctaggagagaggagaggatgagtcccaaatggtatcctattccctatatagtggtactactatagaccagagccctattccctacatagtggtactactatagaccagagccctattccctatatagtggtactactatagaccagagccctattccctatatagtggtactactatagaccagagccctattccctatatagtggtactacaatagaccagagccctattcctatatagtggtactactatagaccagagcccttattccctatatagtggtatactatagaccagagccctattccctatatagtggtactactatagaccagagccctattccctatagtggtactatatagaccagagccctattccctatatagtggtactactatagaccagaggccctattccctatatagtggtactactatagaccagggccctattccctatatagtggtactactatagaccagggcctattccctatatggtggtactactatagaccagagcctattcctatatagtggtactactatagaccagagccctattcctatatagtggtactactatagaccagagccctattccctatatagtggctaCTTATAGAccaggcctattccctatatagtgttactactatagaccagagccctattccctatatagtggtacacATAGagccagagccctatatagtggtactactatagaccagagccctattccctatatagtggtactactatagaccagagccctattccctatatagcgcactaccttTGGCCAGAACGCAAAAGGATTCTGCGGCTGTCACAatagtagaaccctttttagttccatgtagaaccctctgtggaaaggggttCCCCGTGGAACCAACACGttttctcctatgggaacagccgcaGGACCCtgtttggttctagatagcaccttgttTCCTGAGAGTGTATGTACCTATATAGTTCACTATAAGGGGAAAACTATAGGATGCAATTGACCAATTTCAATGGGATGGACTGTTGGCTCCAAGGTAAGCACCCTTTAAAGTACGTACTTCCCCCAACATTCCCAGGTTTCCCAGAAATCCGGGACGGAGGATTCCAGatgtcctgcttattccctcctgattccgggatTCTACAAACCGGGATTTCTGGGAAAAACCTATTATTCTCTACCTCTTATCTGTAAAATGATGATATTGTGTTTATTACCTATGATGTAGAAGGAGACGTCTCTGAACAGGGGCCACCAGGTGAGGTGGAGCATCTCCCTGGAGAAGATGGCACACATCCCGATGACAAACAGGATGTTAAACACCGCCGACCCCACGATTGTCCCGATGCCCACGTTGCTATGGGAGATGAACACGCCAATCAGAGAGGTGAACAGTTCGGGGGCGGAGCCTCCTGCAGCCATGAAGGTCGCCCCGGCGACGTCGTCGGAGATGTCGAGCTTCACGGTGATGACGCCGAGCGCCGGGACGAAGAACTCGTCACAGACGATGGCGAGGGAGACGAACATGTAGACCATGCCCAGGATGTGGAGGGTCACCCAGCCCTGCCTCCTCTGGTCCACCGTGAACAGGTCCTCTGGGTACTCTCCCTTCCTGTGGGGGACGTCTCCAGGGATACCCGGGGAGGTGGTGGTGttaggaggaggggaggtgggaggaggtTCAGTCGGAGGCTCGGGTTCAGGGTCCTCTACGTAGATACAGTGCTTAATGTCCGTCCTGTTGACAGTTATCACCATGACGTCATCCCCCTCCAGCACAGTAGGAGCCCTGgtgatgacatcatcatcataGCTCTCTGTTAGGCTAGAGGGGTTAGAGGTCACCACCTCTCGTGTGTCTACCTCCAGAACACTACTGCTATCACTACCGCCCCCTTCCTCTGGGAGTGCTGTCCCAGGATCCTCCTCTGCTGCGGCCTGGCGGGCCACCCATGGCTCCTGCAGCCGGGCCTTGAACGTCACGGTGTAGACGCAGCACAGTAATACaccacagaggaagaagaggatgcgACTCCGGTTGAGTCTCCGTCTTTGTGGTAAATGCATTGTTCCCCGCTGCCAGAGGGGTCTTGAATCCCACTGCGGGTGATTAGGCCCGTGTCAGATGCATGGTGAGGCTTATGGGAACAGGTCCAGTAGCATTAGTTGGCCAAATAATGGAGTTCAGCAAGCGGTCAGCACACATCTTCAGCATAGTCTGTTTTAATGTCATAGTCCTGGCATGATGTCCCAGCAccaacctatatatatatataaaaaaaaggggggaaataaATCCATGATTCACTCAGTTTAGACTACAATGCAAAACTCACGTCATACATTTGACATAATGacgtaataaaataataataaaaacactaCTGGAGTATTATAAGGGCGCGTTCACGTGAAGGGAGTCGCAGGAGCGCGCAGGATGGGGATACAGCCACCTGTTACTATGGCTACATAATTGCAGGTACTCTGCTCTCCGAAGGGCTGCACAGATTAAATGGCACGTGTAATGAAATGCAGCAATTATAGTTAATGTACAAATgacaatacaatttaaaaaaacagcgAATAAACTAGAAAATATAATTATGTAGGCCCCTACTTTTCATTGACGTGCGCGGGTCATGAACGTGCTGATATGCGCTCCTCGAGTCGAGACGGCATAAGCGATATGATTCATTCCAAATGTTCAACCAACCATTTCATTTTCTCGTGTGTATCCAGGTGGGTCGGGCAAAAATTAAGAAACGAAAATAATGATAAATTTAACTGAATTTTGTGGGGAAATTCCAGGCAAGAAACAGTGCCCGATATGGAGTCATTGACAAGTATCCTAGGCTTTCACAAGGTCAATGACGATTATTGTAGCttaaatcctttctctgtaaaaCATCTGTAAACCATACTTAACCCTTTTTCAATTGTTAATAAAAACGTACCTTTAATCGCTGAGTTGTTGTGATAGAGGTGATCTGGACGCGAGGTCTCTCTCCAGCTGTGTGCGCTAACGTAAAGGGATTGGTTTGAGAGATGCTGACTCTAGTTTTTGGTGAGCAGCTACAAGGGCGCACCGCAGGATGACAGCTCACACCTCCTCTCCACAGCTCAGCATAATACCTGCAGTCTTTTAAGAGGATTAGGCGAGGTGTTYACACAATCTCTCACATTCTCACGAACACGTTTAAACTGCTTCAAATTCAATGCATTCCTATTCATTTTGTTCATCACCCGCCAAGTGCATGCAGTGTCTCCAACCACCAACGCTGTGAAAAACCCAAACCATGTCTGCGCGCTGAAGTGGAAGGAGGGTTGTCAAGGCATAATTACAATTCTGAAGAGTTCTCCTttatgcacacagacagacaggcaggcaa carries:
- the LOC112078068 gene encoding sodium/potassium/calcium exchanger 1 — its product is MHLPQRRRLNRSRILFFLCGVLLCCVYTVTFKARLQEPWVARQAAAEEDPGTALPEEGGGSDSSSVLEVDTREVVTSNPSSLTESYDDDVITRAPTVLEGDDVMVITVNRTDIKHCIYVEDPEPEPPTEPPPTSPPPNTTTSPGIPGDVPHRKGEYPEDLFTVDQRRQGWVTLHILGMVYMFVSLAIVCDEFFVPALGVITVKLDISDDVAGATFMAAGGSAPELFTSLIGVFISHSNVGIGTIVGSAVFNILFVIGMCAIFSREMLHLTWWPLFRDVSFYIIDLIMLIVFFLDNTIMWWESVMLVSGYVAYVCFMKFNVQIEHFVKTQINKHKSIVKIIMPEEEEEKEPKKQNSGPPPQNNVSPEPKPQPQDSPQKKDREKLKVKPTLQRGGSNASLHNSTNRNTIFQLMIHTLDPLGEGTGLYINLYYYRDRYGPNLWF